The following are encoded together in the Glycine max cultivar Williams 82 chromosome 8, Glycine_max_v4.0, whole genome shotgun sequence genome:
- the LOC100798594 gene encoding HBS1-like protein isoform X2: MPRKVNYGLDYDDDYYDDDYDDYAYDDVDAEDYGGPDTKQETIKPGLWQCSICTYDNDESMTFCDICGVVRRPLVNTGTSNSNKTDPFKFNVPSPDDVVYTGLRSSKTGLKDKATNSNSQLSSSTREKNELSVQSNAESSDNLSSLMQKSRQDSSTESKLSKKVAIDLQTSGKTSNSLPESLSKDKDNNINKINSSKNGTIDIQSSKEKSGSLSTRSKVKESDNISSSSIKDGKPESISSSFSNMVVDVRFGNSDNTNAKGTHSRVSYKPEKWMLPEQAEDTLTQLNLAIVGHVDSGKSTLSGRLLHLLGRISQKEMHKYEKEAKLQGKGSFAYAWALDESSEERERGITMTVAVAYFDTMRYHVVVLDSPGHKDFVPNMISGATQADAAILVIDASLGSFEAGMDGSKGQTREHAQLIRSFGVDRVIVAVNKMDAVAYSQDRFDFIRQQLGVFLHFCGFKDSSLSWIPMSAMENQNLVASPSDARLKNWYGGPYLLDAIDSLQPPTREFSKPLLMPICDVIKSTTLGQVSASGKLEAGALRSGSKVLVMPSAVVGTVRSLERDSNACTVARAGDNVAVTLQGVDGNHVMAGDVLCHPDFPVAVAKHLELKVLVLDGASPILVGTQLEFHIHHAKEPGRVSRILSVLDPKTGKVTKKSPRCLSAKQSAVIEVILNETVCVVEFSSCKALGRVSLRSMGRTIAVGVVTRIIEEQG; this comes from the exons ATGCCCCGTAAAGTAAATTACGGACTCGATTACGACGACGATTACTatgatgatgattatgatgactaTGCTTATGATGATGTTGATGCAGAAGACTATG GAGGACCTGATACAAAGCAAGAGACCATTAAGCCTGGCCTTTGGCAATGCTCCATTTGCACTTATGACAACGATGAGAGTATGACTTTTTGTGATATTTGTGGTGTTGTACGCCGTCCCTTGGTTAATACTGGAACTTCCAACAGTAACAAAACAG ATCCTTTCAAGTTCAATGTTCCATCCCCCGACGATGTGGTTTATACTGGCCTACGTTCTTCCAAAACGGGTTTGAAAG ACAAAGCTACAAACTCTAATTCTCAGCTTTCATCAAGCACCAGAGAGAAGAATGAACTTTCTGTACAGTCAAATGCTGAAAGTTCAGACAACTTATCATCCTTAATGCAAAAGAGCAGACAGGATAGTTCAACTGAGAGCAAGctttccaaaaaagtagcaattGATCTGCAAACAAGTGGTAAAACTTCAAACAGCTTGCCGGAATCTTTGTCAAAAGACAAAGataacaatattaataaaataaattcttcgAAAAATGGTACAATTGATATTCAATCAAGCAAAGAAAAGTCAGGTAGTTTGTCTACACGGTCAAAAGTCAAGGAAAGTGATAACATCAGTTCCTCTTCTATCAAAGATGGAAAACCTGAAAGTATTTCCAGCAGTTTCAGCAACATGGTTGTCGATGTAAGATTTGGAAATTCTGATAACACTAATGCTAAAGGAACTCACTCACGTGTTTCTTATAAGCCAGAAAAATGGATGCTCCCTGAACAAGCTGAAGATACATTGACTCAGCTGAATCTTGCAATT GTTGGCCATGTTGATTCTGGAAAATCAACTCTATCTGGTAGGTTACTGCACCTATTGGGACGGATCTCCCAGAAAGAAATGCACAAATATGAAAAGGAGGCCAAGTTACAG GGCAAGGGATCCTTTGCTTATGCTTGGGCACTTGATGAAAGTTCTGAAGAAAGAGAACGGGGAATAACTATGACAGTGGCTGTTGCTTATTTTGACACGATGAGATATCATGTTGTTGTGCTCGATTCCCCTGGCCATAAAGATTTTGTCCCAAACATGATTTCTGGGGCAACACAAGCTGATGCTGCAATTCTTGTTATAGATGCCTCACTTGGTTCATTTGAAGCTGGTATGGATGGCAGCAAAGGGCAAACAAGGGAGCATGCACAACTTATCAGAAGCTTTGGTGTTGACCGGGTTATAGTTGCTGTAAATAAGATGGATGCTGTTGCGTACTCCCAAGATCGATTTGATTTTATAAGGCAGCAGCTGGGAGTTTTTCTCCACTTTTGTGGTTTCAAAGATTCTTCTCTATCTTGGATTCCCATGAGTGCCATGGAAAATCAAAATTTGGTGGCATCCCCTTCTGATGCTCGTTTAAAAAactg GTATGGTGGACCTTATCTATTAGATGCAATTGACTCTCTCCAACCTCCTACTAGAGAATTCTCAAAACCTCTACTAATGCCAATATGTGATGTCATCAAATCAACTACACTTGGACAGGTTTCTGCCTCTGGTAAACTAGAAGCAGGAGCTCTTCGGAGTGGATCAAAG GTCTTGGTTATGCCTTCAGCTGTTGTGGGAACAGTACGCTCATTGGAGCGTGACTCTAATGCTTGTACTGTTGCAAGAGCTGGAGATAATGTAGCTGTAACGTTGCAAGGTGTGGATGGAAATCATGTGATGGCAGGAGATGTACTATGCCATCCTGACTTTCCTGTTGCAGTTGCTAAGCATTTGGAGTTGAAAGTGCTAGTGTTGGATGGTGCAAGTCCCATATTGGTGGGCACACAG TTAGAGTTTCACATACACCATGCAAAGGAACCTGGCAGAGTTTCAAGAATATTATCAGTACTTGATCCCAAGACGGGTAAGGTGACCAAAAAGTCACCTCGCTGTCTCTCTGCAAAGCAAAGTGCAGTAATTGAG GTGATTTTGAATGAGACAGTCTGTGTGGTAGAGTTCTCTAGTTGTAAAGCTCTTGGAAGGGTATCCCTAAGATCAATGGGAAGAACGATTGCTGTTGGAGTTGTGACAAGAATAATTGAAGAACAAGGTTAA
- the LOC100798594 gene encoding HBS1-like protein isoform X1, with the protein MPRKVNYGLDYDDDYYDDDYDDYAYDDVDAEDYGGPDTKQETIKPGLWQCSICTYDNDESMTFCDICGVVRRPLVNTGTSNSNKTVEDVTKSPGASKLARSLFQSLQQQIAKETVLFPKPDDGFLTDGSNFYKLDNVRGEFHEIHKDFSTQSHPHLNIDPFKFNVPSPDDVVYTGLRSSKTGLKDKATNSNSQLSSSTREKNELSVQSNAESSDNLSSLMQKSRQDSSTESKLSKKVAIDLQTSGKTSNSLPESLSKDKDNNINKINSSKNGTIDIQSSKEKSGSLSTRSKVKESDNISSSSIKDGKPESISSSFSNMVVDVRFGNSDNTNAKGTHSRVSYKPEKWMLPEQAEDTLTQLNLAIVGHVDSGKSTLSGRLLHLLGRISQKEMHKYEKEAKLQGKGSFAYAWALDESSEERERGITMTVAVAYFDTMRYHVVVLDSPGHKDFVPNMISGATQADAAILVIDASLGSFEAGMDGSKGQTREHAQLIRSFGVDRVIVAVNKMDAVAYSQDRFDFIRQQLGVFLHFCGFKDSSLSWIPMSAMENQNLVASPSDARLKNWYGGPYLLDAIDSLQPPTREFSKPLLMPICDVIKSTTLGQVSASGKLEAGALRSGSKVLVMPSAVVGTVRSLERDSNACTVARAGDNVAVTLQGVDGNHVMAGDVLCHPDFPVAVAKHLELKVLVLDGASPILVGTQLEFHIHHAKEPGRVSRILSVLDPKTGKVTKKSPRCLSAKQSAVIEVILNETVCVVEFSSCKALGRVSLRSMGRTIAVGVVTRIIEEQG; encoded by the exons ATGCCCCGTAAAGTAAATTACGGACTCGATTACGACGACGATTACTatgatgatgattatgatgactaTGCTTATGATGATGTTGATGCAGAAGACTATG GAGGACCTGATACAAAGCAAGAGACCATTAAGCCTGGCCTTTGGCAATGCTCCATTTGCACTTATGACAACGATGAGAGTATGACTTTTTGTGATATTTGTGGTGTTGTACGCCGTCCCTTGGTTAATACTGGAACTTCCAACAGTAACAAAACAG TTGAAGACGTAACCAAAAGTCCTGGAGCATCCAAGTTGGCCAGATCTCTTTTTCAATCATTACAACAACAGATTGCCAAAGAGACTGTATTATTTCCAAAGCCAGATGATGGTTTTCTGACAGATGGCAGTAACTTCTACAAGCTTGACAATGTCCGAGGAGAATTTCATGAAATTCATAAGGATTTTAGTACTCAAAGCCATCCACATTTAAACATAG ATCCTTTCAAGTTCAATGTTCCATCCCCCGACGATGTGGTTTATACTGGCCTACGTTCTTCCAAAACGGGTTTGAAAG ACAAAGCTACAAACTCTAATTCTCAGCTTTCATCAAGCACCAGAGAGAAGAATGAACTTTCTGTACAGTCAAATGCTGAAAGTTCAGACAACTTATCATCCTTAATGCAAAAGAGCAGACAGGATAGTTCAACTGAGAGCAAGctttccaaaaaagtagcaattGATCTGCAAACAAGTGGTAAAACTTCAAACAGCTTGCCGGAATCTTTGTCAAAAGACAAAGataacaatattaataaaataaattcttcgAAAAATGGTACAATTGATATTCAATCAAGCAAAGAAAAGTCAGGTAGTTTGTCTACACGGTCAAAAGTCAAGGAAAGTGATAACATCAGTTCCTCTTCTATCAAAGATGGAAAACCTGAAAGTATTTCCAGCAGTTTCAGCAACATGGTTGTCGATGTAAGATTTGGAAATTCTGATAACACTAATGCTAAAGGAACTCACTCACGTGTTTCTTATAAGCCAGAAAAATGGATGCTCCCTGAACAAGCTGAAGATACATTGACTCAGCTGAATCTTGCAATT GTTGGCCATGTTGATTCTGGAAAATCAACTCTATCTGGTAGGTTACTGCACCTATTGGGACGGATCTCCCAGAAAGAAATGCACAAATATGAAAAGGAGGCCAAGTTACAG GGCAAGGGATCCTTTGCTTATGCTTGGGCACTTGATGAAAGTTCTGAAGAAAGAGAACGGGGAATAACTATGACAGTGGCTGTTGCTTATTTTGACACGATGAGATATCATGTTGTTGTGCTCGATTCCCCTGGCCATAAAGATTTTGTCCCAAACATGATTTCTGGGGCAACACAAGCTGATGCTGCAATTCTTGTTATAGATGCCTCACTTGGTTCATTTGAAGCTGGTATGGATGGCAGCAAAGGGCAAACAAGGGAGCATGCACAACTTATCAGAAGCTTTGGTGTTGACCGGGTTATAGTTGCTGTAAATAAGATGGATGCTGTTGCGTACTCCCAAGATCGATTTGATTTTATAAGGCAGCAGCTGGGAGTTTTTCTCCACTTTTGTGGTTTCAAAGATTCTTCTCTATCTTGGATTCCCATGAGTGCCATGGAAAATCAAAATTTGGTGGCATCCCCTTCTGATGCTCGTTTAAAAAactg GTATGGTGGACCTTATCTATTAGATGCAATTGACTCTCTCCAACCTCCTACTAGAGAATTCTCAAAACCTCTACTAATGCCAATATGTGATGTCATCAAATCAACTACACTTGGACAGGTTTCTGCCTCTGGTAAACTAGAAGCAGGAGCTCTTCGGAGTGGATCAAAG GTCTTGGTTATGCCTTCAGCTGTTGTGGGAACAGTACGCTCATTGGAGCGTGACTCTAATGCTTGTACTGTTGCAAGAGCTGGAGATAATGTAGCTGTAACGTTGCAAGGTGTGGATGGAAATCATGTGATGGCAGGAGATGTACTATGCCATCCTGACTTTCCTGTTGCAGTTGCTAAGCATTTGGAGTTGAAAGTGCTAGTGTTGGATGGTGCAAGTCCCATATTGGTGGGCACACAG TTAGAGTTTCACATACACCATGCAAAGGAACCTGGCAGAGTTTCAAGAATATTATCAGTACTTGATCCCAAGACGGGTAAGGTGACCAAAAAGTCACCTCGCTGTCTCTCTGCAAAGCAAAGTGCAGTAATTGAG GTGATTTTGAATGAGACAGTCTGTGTGGTAGAGTTCTCTAGTTGTAAAGCTCTTGGAAGGGTATCCCTAAGATCAATGGGAAGAACGATTGCTGTTGGAGTTGTGACAAGAATAATTGAAGAACAAGGTTAA
- the LOC100799115 gene encoding probable xyloglucan endotransglucosylase/hydrolase protein 16 produces the protein MAKYETYLRASALLLAPLLMCLFGVTAEGDFFEDIDITWGEHGGVNILGSNSLVLSLDQSSGSGFRSNAEYLYGRIDMQIKLVSGNSAGTVTAYYLSSEGPNHDEIDFEFLGNLSGEPYIVHTNIYTQGIGNREQQFYLWFDPTKYFHTYTIVWNPQRIIFMVDNVPIRVFNNYEARGVPFASSQAMRLYSSLWCADQWATRGGLVKTNWSYAPFKAYYRNFDAKACVWSKGSSSCPSSPPSMTHNTWQAQDLDADGRRSLRWVQKYYMIYNYCKDYKRFPQGRPRECRLSRFS, from the exons ATGGCAAAATATGAAACATATCTGAGAGCCTCAGCTCTATTGCTGGCCCCTCTCTTGATGTGTCTCTTTGGAGTCACTGCTGAGGGTGATTTCTTTGAAGATATTGACATCACTTGGGGTGAACATGGTGGTGTAAATATACTAGGAAGCAACTCTCTCGTGCTTTCTCTTGACCAGTCCTCTGGCTCTGGCTTTCGATCCAACGCAGAATATCTATATGGTAGAATAGACATGCAGATTAAACTTGTCTCTGGTAACTCAGCTGGCACAGTCACTGCATATTAT CTATCTTCTGAAGGGCCAAACCATGATGAGATTGATTTTGAGTTCTTGGGAAATCTCAGTGGAGAACCCTACATAGTCCACACCAATATCTACACTCAAGGCATAGGGAATAGAGAACAACAGTTCTATCTTTGGTTTGACCCCACAAAATATTTCCACACTTACACTATTGTATGGAACCCTCAGCGCATCAT TTTCATGGTAGATAATGTCCCTATTAGAGTCTTCAACAACTATGAAGCCAGGGGAGTACCATTTGCTAGCAGCCAGGCCATGAGGCTATACTCCAGTCTATGGTGTGCAGATCAATGGGCAACAAGAGGAGGGCTTGTGAAAACCAATTGGTCCTATGCTCCCTTCAAAGCTTACTATAGGAACTTTGATGCTAAAGCATGTGTGTGGTCCAAAGGATCATCTTCCTGTCCTTCAAGCCCACCTTCCATGACTCATAATACTTGGCAAGCTCAAGATTTGGATGCTGATGGTAGAAGAAGTCTGAGATGGGTGCAAAAGTATTACATGATTTATAACTACTGCAAAGATTACAAGAGATTCCCTCAAGGTCGACCTCGTGAATGCAGGCTTTCTAGATTCTCTTGA
- the LOC100820088 gene encoding SH3 domain-containing protein 3: protein MDALRKQASKLREQVAKQQQAVIKQFSSSGYESSDVVVIDEVEMQRHHQLEKLYRATRSGKDFQKEIVKAAETFTAIGYKHIETGTKLSEDCCKYGAENNSDNILAKAASVYGDARKHVEKEHEELNRLLSTQVLDPLRQMINGVPLEDARHLAQRYSRMRQEAEAQREEIVRRQARVREAPTAEQVAKLHAAEAKMQELKANMAVLGKEAAAALAAVEAQQQRLTFQRLVAMVEGEKTFHLRVAAILGEIEAEMVSDRQKKESAPPVGISENGSEKTMYFLAEATHPFSAESEKELSFSKGDFVVVRKVSPSGWSEGECNGKAGWFPSAYVEKRQRIPSSNMAGEVY, encoded by the exons ATGGACGCTCTGAGGAAACAAGCCAGCAAGCTCAGAGAGCAAGTTGCCAAACAGCAACAG GCTGTAATAAAGCAGTTCAGTAGTAGTGGTTATGAGAGTTCAGATGTTGTGGTCATCGATGAGGTCGAAATGCAGAGACATCACCAGCTGGAAAAGTTGTATAGGGCCACACGTTCAGGGAAG GACTTCCAGAAGGAAATTGTTAAAGCAGCAGAAACATTTACAGCTATAGGTTATAAGCATATTGAAACAG GAACAAAACTTTCTGAGGATTGCTGTAAATATGGAGCAGAGAACAACAGTGACAACATATTAGCTAAGGCTGCATCAGTATATGGTGATGCCCGCAAGCATGTGGAAAAGGAGCACGAAGAATTAAATCGGCTTTTATCTACGCAG GTATTGGATCCTTTGAGACAAATGATCAATGGTGTTCCTTTGGAGGATGCTCGCCATCTTGCTCAACGATATAGTCGGATGAGACAAGAAGCAGAGGCACAG aGAGAGGAGATTGTTAGAAGACAAGCACGGGTTCGGGAAGCTCCAACTGCTGAACAGGTTGCCAAACTGCATGCTGCAGAAGCAAAGATGCAGGAGCTGAAAGCAAACATGGCAGTTCTAGGTAAAGAAGCTGCAGCTGCATTGGCTGCTGTTGAAGCACAACAGCAGAGACTTACTTTTCAAAGGCTTGTTGCCATG gtTGAAGGGGAAAAGACTTTTCATTTAAGAGTTGCAGCTATTCTTGGTGAAATTGAAGCTGAG ATGGTCTCAGATAGACAGAAGAAAGAATCTGCTCCTCCAGTAGGTATTTCTGAGAATGGCTCAGAGAAAACAATGTACTTCTTGGCTGAA GCAACACATCCCTTCAGTGCTGAATCAGAAAAGGAGCTGAGTTTTTCGAAGGGTGATTTTGTTGTTGTGCGAAAG GTGAGCCCATCAGGATGGTCAGAAGGAGAATGCAACGGTAAAGCAGGATGGTTTCCTTCCGCATATGTGGAGAAACGACAAAGAATCCCCTCTAGCAATATGGCTGGTGAAGTTTACTAG
- the LOC100800171 gene encoding uncharacterized protein: MPSGARKRKAAKKNKAKKNSINPSTNKPKGNGDLKSRDEKGSDGGEGNSPAFREHGDHRNPFNDGSEDLEERGPSAAQPHAPDVVGSLEEVVSDVKIDQVLGGKEDGVVLVERGLKSEECFESKTASFENGNGGNTPKGQSLAEKNSKDGNCNSVEEAVASHKLVKSIDSSPSKMTSITEMPPVEETVNSPADSSVNLVTAMASVSEVEKSDTGMLLEKSVVHPVEVTNLAMKINDDNVYSLTNDNVTMSSVEEPKPKECDSKMLTSPSASPFTKFTNGKEHIKDCKTAKCSENQPHVALAPNLVQKTSWLSCCGLFEVLSSSNR, from the exons ATGCCTTCAGGTGCTAGGAAGAGAAAAGCTGCCAAAAAAAATAAGGCAAAGAAAAACAGCATCAACCCATCAACCAACAAGCCCAAAG GAAATGGTGATTTGAAGTCGCGGGATGAGAAAGGAAGTGATGGTGGTGAGGGTAATTCTCCTGCATTTCGTGAACATGGTGACCATCGTAATCCATTCAATGATGGGAGTGAAGATCTGGAAGAGAGAGGGCCATCAGCTGCTCAACCACATGCTCCTGATGTCGTCGGGTCCCTGGAAGAAGTTGTTAGTGATGTCAAGATTGACCAGGTGTTGGGAGGAAAGGAAGATGGTGTTGTTTTGGTAGAGAGAGGTTTGAAGTCTGAGGAGTGTTTTGAGAGCAAAACTGCAAGTTTTGAGAATGGGAATGGTGGCAACACTCCAAAGGGTCAATCCCTCGCTGAGAAGAACTCAAAGGATGGAAATTGTAACTCAGTTGAAGAGGCAGTTGCAAGTCATAAGTTGGTTAAGTCCATTGATTCTTCCCCTTCCAAAATGACTTCAATTACTGAAATGCCACCAGTTGAGGAGACTGTTAATTCACCTGCTGACTCTTCTGTTAATTTAGTTACAGCCATGGCTTCTGTGTCTGAGGTGGAAAAGAGTGATACTGGAATGTTACTAGAGAAGTCAGTAGTCCATCCAGTAGAAGTGACCAATCTCGCAATGAAGATAAATGACGATAACGTATATTCCTTAACCAATGATAATGTGACAATGTCAAGTGTGGAGGAGCCTAAGCCAAAGGAATGTGATAGTAAAATGTTAACTTCACCGTCTGCTAGTCCTTTCACTAAATTTACCAATGGTAAAGAACATATTAAGGATTGTAAGACTGCAAAATGTTCTGAAAATCAG CCTCATGTAGcattggctccaaatttggtgCAAAAGACCTCCTGGTTGAGTTGCTGTGGATTGTTTGAAGTTCTGTCAAGTTCAAATAGATAA
- the LOC100781792 gene encoding membrane protein PM19L: MANEQMKPIATLLLGLNFCMYAIVLGIGGWAMNRAIDHGFIIGPELKLPAHFSPLFFPMGNASTGFFVTFALLAGVVGAASAISGINHIRSWTSESLPSAASVATMAWTLTLLAMGFAWKEIEIHIRNARLKTMEAFVIILSATQLFYIVAIHGAAAYRR, encoded by the exons ATGGCTAATGAGCAAATGAAGCCTATTGCCACCCTTCTTTTGGGGCTGAACTTCTGCATGTATGCCATAGTTTTGGGCATTGGTGGATGGGCCATGAACAGAGCAATAGATCATGGTTTTATTATag GTCCAGAATTAAAACTGCCAGCACATTTTTCACCCTTGTTCTTCCCAATGGGAAATGCATCCACTGGATTCTTTGTCACATTTGCTTTGCTTGCTGGAGTGGTTGGTGCTGCATCGGCAATTTCAGGAATCAATCATATCCGGTCATGGACTTCAGAGAGCTTGCCATCTGCAGCTTCAGTTGCTACAATGGCTTGGACTCTTACACTCCTGGCCATGGG CTTTGCCTGGAAAGAGATTGAGATTCATATCAGAAATGCACGCCTG AAAACAATGGAGGCTTTTGTAATTATACTTTCAGCTACACAGCTTTTCTACATAGTTGCTATTCACGGTGCTGCTGCATATAGAAGATAA
- the LOC100500324 gene encoding uncharacterized protein LOC100500324 codes for MRSDAFQTANIYRLLLKAVKKHIGKEENKRHFIEFVTSEFRNNRNLSDCVAIQQKIKLARDYTFLLNSVHHHKDLLFSYNIAVDRSDEVKRTLGKSASSVGLQLPEVYQP; via the exons ATGAGATCCGACGCCTTCCAAACAGCTAACATTTATCGCCTTCTTCTCAAGGCAGTCAAGAAACATATTGGGAAGGAAGAGAACAAGAGACATTTTATAGAATTTGTAACCTCAGAGTTCCGTAACAACCGAAATTTGTCTGACTGTGTGGCTATCCAACAGAAAATAAAGCTTGCTCGTGATTATACTTTTCTTCTTAACAGTGTACACCATCACAAG GATTTACTTTTTTCATACAATATTGCCGTGGATAGGTCAGATGAAGTAAAAAGGACTCTTGGAAAATCTGCTTCTAGTGTTGGTCTTCAGCTTCCCGAGGTTTATCAGCCATAA